In Acidimicrobiales bacterium, the DNA window TCGCAGAACAGCGTCATGGCCAGCGCCAGCTGGTTGCGGGTCGTGTCGTAGCCGGCGAAGAGGAGCCCGGCGAGCAGGGCCCGCAGCTCGACCGGGCTGAGCCGGTCACGGTCGTCGCCGGCGGCGATCAGGTTGCTCACGAGGTCCTGGCGGGGCGCACCTTGGCGCTCGGCGATCAGCCCGTCGAGATAGTCGTTGAGGCCGGCCACGGCCTCGTTGACCTCCTCCAGGTGGAGGCTGAGCTCGAGCGAGAGCACGTGGGTCAGGGCGTCGCCCCACCGAGCGAAGCGCAGGTGGTCCTCGGGCGGCACGCCCAGGACCTGGCACATGACCTCGATCGGGTAGTGGTCGGCGAAGTCCGCCATGAACTCGCACTCCCCCGCGCCGATGAATCGCTCGACGAGCTCCTCGGCCAGGGCGCGCATGCCCGGCCGATAGGGCTCGACGGCGCGAGGGGTGAACGCCCGGCTCACCAGACTGCGGATCCGGGCGTGGTCGGCGCCGTCGAGGGACAGCAGGGCCGAGGCGGTCAGGTCGTAGAGCCGGCCCTCGTTGACACCCTGTAGCCGGATGAGCTGCATCAGCGCGCTCTGCAACCGGGGGTCGGACAGCAGCTTGTGGACCTGCTCGCGCCCCACCACCAGCGCACCGAGGGGGGTGCGCGCCAGCCAGGACTGCTCGAGGATCCGGTCGATGATCGGCCGCGGGTCGGCCTGGAACTCCTCGGTGAAGGGGTCCAGGAACGGGGCCTCCTCCAGGGGGCGCATGGCTCCATTGTGGGCGCTTGGACCGCGACCGTTCCAGACGCGCCAGCCACAATGGGGTGGTGAGGGCGATGCGGAGGCGCAGCGAGCCGGGACTGGGCACCGCCACCCGCCTGAGGACCGGCCTCCTGGCCCTGCTGGTCATCGTCGTCTGCGGCACGCTCGGCTTCATCGGCCTGGGCTACAGCGTCGTCGACGCCCTGTTCCAGACCGTCGTGACCGTCACCACCGTGGGGTTCCGCGAGGTCCACAACTTCGGCGCTCCCGGCGAGATCTTCAGCATCTTCCTGATCCTGGCCGGCGTCGGGACCGCGGCCTACACCTTCAGCGTGCTCATCGACAGCTTCGTCGAGGGCCACCTGTCCGATCTGGTGTCGAGGAGACGCATGGAACGACGCATCGAGAGCATGCACGGCCACGTGATCCTGTGCGGGTGGGGTCGGGTCGGTCAGGCCATCGCCCGCCACGTCGCCGGCGCGGACCAGGACATGGTGGCCATCGACCTTTCATCGGACCGGCTCCCGGCCCCACCGGCCCTCACCGTCCATGGAGACGCCACCGACGACGCCGTGCTCACGGCCGCGGGCATCGGGCGGGCCGGCGTCCTCGTCACCGCCCTCGCCGACGATCCCGAGAACCTGTACGTGACGTTGACGGCGCGCTCGCTCTGCCCGGATCTGTTCATCGTGGCCAGGGCCTACGCCGACAGCTCGGTGGACAAGCTCCTCCAGGCCGGGGCCAACCGGGTGGTCAACCCGGCCAACATCGGAGGCGCCCGCATGGCCGCCTTCGCCCTGCAACCCCACGTCGCCGAGTTCGTCGACGTGGTCATGCACGACGGCAGCCTCGAGTTCCGCCTCGAAGAGGTGTCGGTGCCCCACGGGTCTCCGCTGGACGGACGAACCCTGCGCGACGCCCGCATCCGCGACCAGACCGGCGCCCTGGTGCTGGCCATGCGCAACGAGACCGGCGACTTCGTGACCAATCCCAGCCCGGACGTCAAGATCCGCGCCGGCCACATCCTCATCGCCATCGGGACCGGGAGCCAGCTCGAGGCCCTGACCCGGCGCGTCGCTCAGATCCGGCGGTAGCGGGCGACGGCAAGCGGTACGAAGACGACCAGGATGAGGCCTGTCCAGACGACCATCTGCCACAGCCAGTGGTAGATGGGCCCGCCCTCGGTGAGGGCGCGCACGGCGTTGACGGTCACGCTCACGGGCTGCACACGGGCGAAGCCCTGGAGCCAGCCGGGCATCGTCGCCACCGGCACGAACGCCGAGCTGGCAAAGACCAGCGGGAAGAGCGGGATGAACCCCGCCACCTGCGCCGTCTCCGGCTCCTTGACGACCATCCCCACGTAGGCGAAGACCCACGAGAAGGCGTACCCGAAGGCCAGCACCACCAGCATCGCCACGAAGTCCGGCAGCGGGCTGTTGTGGAAGCGGAACCCGACCCCGGTGGCCACGATGACCATCAGGAGGAGCACGAAGACGTTGCGAGTCAGGTCGGCGAAGGTGCGACCGGCCAGCACAGCCGAGCGCGCCATGGGCAGCGACCGGAAGCGGTCGACGATGCCTCCTCGCAGGTCCTCGGCCAGCCCGACGGCGGTCTGGGCGCCCCCGAACAAGGTGGTCTGGACGAAGATCCCGGCCATCAGGTAGTTGACGTAGGTGGTCCCAGGGGTGGAGATGGCGCCGCCGAAGACGTAGCGGAACAGCAGCACGAACATCACCGGCTGGATGGTGGAGAACACCAGCAGCTGCGGTGTCCGTGCGACGTGGAGGAGATTGCGCTTGGCGATGGCGGCGATGTCGCCGACCGCCACCAGCGGCGTGATCGGTCGCGCCTGGCGGACGGTCGGAGCGGTGGTGACGGTTGCGGTCATGTCCTCCTCCTGCGCCGGCCGCGCGCGCCGCCCGCGGCCTCGGGTTCGTTGCCGTCCTCGCCGTCAGCGCCGGCGCCGTGGCCGGTGAGGGACATGAACACGTCGTCGAGCGACGGCCGGCGCAGGCTCAGGTCCTCGAGTATGACCTCGCTCTCGTCGAGGCGGCGGGCGGCGGCCATCAAGACGGCGGCGCCACCCTTGGCCGGCAGCGTCATCCGCCGCTGTTCGGTGTCAATCTGGGGCTTGCCCTCTCCCAGCCCTGCGACGGCAGCGATGGCCTTGTCCAGATCGTCCGGGCTCGCCACCCGCACCTCGACCACGTCGCCGCCCAACTGGTCCTTGAGCTCGTCCGCGGTGCCCTCGGCGATCACCTTTCCGTAGTCGATCACCACGATCTGGTGGGCCAGGCGGTCCGCCTCGTCCAGGTACTGGGTCGTGAGGAGGATGGTCGTGCCGTCCGCCACCAGGCTCTCGATGAAGCCCCACATCTCGAGCCGGGTGCGGGGGTCGAGCCCGGTGGTCGGCTCGTCGAGGATGAGCACCGGCGGGCGGGCCACGAGGCTGGCACCGAGGTCGAGGCGGCGCCGCATGCCGCCCGAGTACGTCTTCACCTGGCGATCGGCGGCGTTGGTGAGCGAGAAGCGCTCGAGCACCTCGTCCGTCCGCCGGGTGATCTCCGCCCGGCCCAGGTGGTAGAGGCGCCCGACGAGCTCGATGTTCTCCCGGCCGGTCAGCGTCTCGTCCACCGCCGCGTACTGGCCCGCGAGGCCGATCAGGGGGCGAATGGCTGCGGCGTCGCGCACGACGTCGAGGCCGCCGATGCGGGCATACCCGTCGTCAGGGGCCAGCAACGTGGCCAGGATGCGGACCAGCGTCGTCTTTCCGGCGCCGTTGGGGCCGAGCAGACCGAGGACCCTGGCCCTGTCAGCGGCCAGGTCGACGCCGCAGAGTGCCTGGGTGGTGCCGAACGCCTTTGTGACGCCGGACACCTCGATCATGGTGTCGGCCATCAACCCTCTGGAACGATGTTGGGGCGGAAAAGGGCCAATCTAGCTGCCGACCGGGTGCCCCCGATCAGGCCGCGCTCGGGGCGGCGGCTAGTTCCCGAAGGGCTGCACCGGGCTCTCCGTCACCGTGACGGTGTTGCTCGTCGAGGGAGCGGAGATAGAACTACTGCTGTTTTGCGTCGCTCAGAGCAGGTCGGTGTCCTCGGGCTCGGGCACGAGATGGTTCTCGATGGCGCCGACCCGCTCGATCTCGATCCGCACGACGTCGCCAGGCGCAAGGAGCGCGGGAGGTGTCCGTGCGAACCCGACACCGGAAGGCGTCCCGGTCGAGACGATCATGCCCGGCTGCAGGGTGAAGGCGGCGGAGAGATGGGCGATCTGGTCGTAGCAGTCGAAGACGAGGTCGTCGGTCCTGGCCTCCTGGCGGAGCTCGCCGTTCACCCACGTGCGGAGCGCGAGGGTGTGAGGATCGCCGACCTCGTCGGGAGAGACCAACCACGGCCCGATCGGACCGTGGGTGTCGAAGGACTTGCCCATGGTCCACGTCGGCGAGGCCATCTGCCAGTCCCGCACGCTCACGTCGTTGACCACCACGAACCCGGCGATGACCTCACTCGCCCGCTCGGATGGCACGTGGCGACAGCGGCGGCCGATCACGAACCCGAGCTCGCCCTCGTAGTCGACGTGGGCCGGTGCGACGCGGGGGATGTGCACGTCATCCGTCGGTCCGGCGACGCACGACGACTGCTTGTTGAAGAACACCGGCACGCTCGGTAACGGCTGGCCCGTCTCGGCCGCATGCGAGCGGTAGTTGAGCCCGATGCCGAGGAACTCGGGCGGGCGAGCGACGGGGGCCCGGAGCCGGACCTCAGCCAGCGCGAGGCGCGGCGCGCCGGATGCGGCCGCGGCTGCCTCCTCGAGGCCGCCGGTGGCGAGTAGGGCGCTGAGGTCGGTCGGGAAGCGGTCGCGGCCGAGGTCCGCGATCTCCTCGCCGAGCACCACCCCGAGCCGGGTCGCGCCTCCATGGCTGAAGCGGGCGATCTTCATATCGGGCGCGACACTACGCTGCGCCCGGAGGTCTTCGCCCCGTGTCATCATCGAGCACGACGTGCCGCCCGCAGCGCTGCCGCTGAGCCGAGACTTCGAGTTCGCCTACGGCGTCCCCGACCAGGTCTCGCCGCTCGTTCGCCGCGTGGTGGCCAACAACCCCAACATGTTCACCTTCACCGGCACCGGGACCCACCTCGTCGGCGGCAAGGGCGTGGCCGTCGTCGATCCGGGTCCCGACCTACCCGACCACGTGGCCGCCATCATGGCCGCTCTCGGTGGCGCGGCCGTGAGCCACATCCTGGTGACCCACACCCACCGTGACCACTCACCCGCCGCCCGTCTCCTCCAGGAGCGGACCCGCGCCCCCACCTACGGCTGGGGTCCACACCCGCTCGGCGGCGCCGAGGGGGCCGAGGAGGCGGGGGACACGGAGTTCGTGCCCGACGTGACGGTCCGCCACGGTGATGTCATCCGCGGGGACGGGTGGACGATCGAGTGCCTCGCCACCCCGGGGCACATCTCGAACCACGTCTGCTACGCCCTCGTCGAGGAGCAGGGGCTCTTCTCCGGCGATCACGTCATGGGCTGGTCGACGAGCGTGGTATCGCCGCCCGAGGGCCACATGGGCGACTACCTCAGCAGCCTCGAGCTCCTGCTGGCGCGCGACGACGAGGTCTACTGGCCCACGCACGGCCCGCCCGTGCGCGACCCCAAGACGCTGGTGCGGGCCTTCATCGCCCATCGGCAGTACCGCGAGGAGCAGATCATGGACTGCCTGGCGGCGGGGCGGCACACCATCGAGGAGATGGTCCCGGTGATCTACGCCGATGTCGCGCCGGAGCTTCATCCCGCCGCGGCCCGTTCGACGTACGCCCATCTGCTGCACCTCCTCGAGACGGGCCGCGTGCGCAGCGAGGGCGATCCCGAGTCCGGCGCCAGTTACTTCTGACGCGGGCCTGCGATCTCTGACCACGGTGGCGTGGCATACCACGGGGTGAGCCGCATCCACCCAGGTGCCTTGGGTCCGTCGATCAGGAGGGCGTGACCGACGCGACCCTGGGCGATCGAGTCGACGGGCAACCGTCGCTGTCGCCTCGTCGAGGTCGTGACGCTGGAGCGTGGCACGCGGGTCCTCGGACGCCAAGGGCTCTTCGACACCGAGCGCACGGCGACCTCCGCCTCGCCGGCCAGGGCTGAGACGAGCTCGAGGGTGCGGAGGTCGCCGATACCCGGCAGGACCACCTTGGTCCCGAACAACGACATGAAGCCGTCCGCCGCCTGTCCCCAGCGCGTCCTCGCCTGGGACAGATCCTGGAGGCAGGCCAGGGTGAGGAGACCTTGGCTCGCTCCTTCCGACACGATCGCCGCCAGATCGGGCAGCGGCGCCACGTTGGCGACCTCGTCCAGGGCCAGCAGCACCGGCGGGTCCAGCGTGTCGCGAGCGTAGGTCGCCGAGCGGATCTCCTCGACGAGGCCGACGACGATGGGCGCGATCAGCGCCTGCTGGCGCGCGGGCGCGCACACATAGATGGTGTCGACGCTGCTCGGGAACAGGGCGGGATCGAAGTTCGGCGAGCTGGCCTGGGCCAGCGCCGCCGGGAACCGGTACGCAGCCAGCGCGCCCGCTGCGGTCGAACGGATGCTGCTGCGCTCGCGTGCCTCGGTCGTAGCTATTTGCTCCAGGACGTCCAGGGCGATCCCGGCGTCGTTGGCCACCAGGATCTTCTTCGCATCGTCGAGCTCGGCGCGGTGGACGGCCCGAAAGACGAACTCCATCCCCTCTCCACCCAGCGCCGCTGCGTGCAGCAACGGCGCCAACAGGGTCTCGGCCCGCTCCGCCCAGTGGGACGCGTCGGCAATGCCCTCCGCCGGCCGGGTCGCTCTCAACATGCCCCGAGCGATCACGAGGGCCCCGTCCCACCGGCGCGAACCCTCGACCGGCGACCAGTGCAGCGGCGTGAGCCCAGCCGGCACCTCGATCTGTCCCGACGGATCGAACACCCAACACGTGCCCAGCCGCCTCCGTGCCGGTGCCGTCGCGCTCAGGACGTCGAGCTTCGTCGACGTCGACACGACCGCTCCGTTGGCAGCCAGGATGGCCGGGATGACGATGGCAGTGGTCTTCCCCGAACGAGGCGGACCCAGCACGAGCACCCCCGACCCCCGCGCCGCCAATGTCCAACCTCGCGCGCCCGCTCCCAGGTAGATCCGGTTCCCGTGCACGCCCATCTCGTGCAGCACCTCGGCGTGAACGTCCTGCCCCCGCGCCGCCCCAGCTGATCCCATTCGCCGGAGATGCTAACCCTCGCCTGTCGCGGTCTCGCGAGCGTCCGCTCGGCCCGGCCGTGACCGCCGGACGCCCACCTACCCTGTGCCATGCTGGGCGGACACGGTGGCCGTAGCTCAGTTTGGTTAGAGCGCCAGGTTGTGGCCCT includes these proteins:
- a CDS encoding cytochrome P450, encoding MRPLEEAPFLDPFTEEFQADPRPIIDRILEQSWLARTPLGALVVGREQVHKLLSDPRLQSALMQLIRLQGVNEGRLYDLTASALLSLDGADHARIRSLVSRAFTPRAVEPYRPGMRALAEELVERFIGAGECEFMADFADHYPIEVMCQVLGVPPEDHLRFARWGDALTHVLSLELSLHLEEVNEAVAGLNDYLDGLIAERQGAPRQDLVSNLIAAGDDRDRLSPVELRALLAGLLFAGYDTTRNQLALAMTLFCEHPDQWQLMAERPELVAPAVEEVMRVAGVVAVTPRVAVEDIELDGWRIPAWSLVSLSLAAANHDPAAFDDPHGFDIMARREPQLTFGGGPHFCLGANLARAEMQEALPVLARRLGPITLSGAPEWRSTTGIFGPNALALRFSPRVVEDPLAGRP
- a CDS encoding TrkA family potassium uptake protein encodes the protein MRRRSEPGLGTATRLRTGLLALLVIVVCGTLGFIGLGYSVVDALFQTVVTVTTVGFREVHNFGAPGEIFSIFLILAGVGTAAYTFSVLIDSFVEGHLSDLVSRRRMERRIESMHGHVILCGWGRVGQAIARHVAGADQDMVAIDLSSDRLPAPPALTVHGDATDDAVLTAAGIGRAGVLVTALADDPENLYVTLTARSLCPDLFIVARAYADSSVDKLLQAGANRVVNPANIGGARMAAFALQPHVAEFVDVVMHDGSLEFRLEEVSVPHGSPLDGRTLRDARIRDQTGALVLAMRNETGDFVTNPSPDVKIRAGHILIAIGTGSQLEALTRRVAQIRR
- a CDS encoding ABC transporter permease gives rise to the protein MTATVTTAPTVRQARPITPLVAVGDIAAIAKRNLLHVARTPQLLVFSTIQPVMFVLLFRYVFGGAISTPGTTYVNYLMAGIFVQTTLFGGAQTAVGLAEDLRGGIVDRFRSLPMARSAVLAGRTFADLTRNVFVLLLMVIVATGVGFRFHNSPLPDFVAMLVVLAFGYAFSWVFAYVGMVVKEPETAQVAGFIPLFPLVFASSAFVPVATMPGWLQGFARVQPVSVTVNAVRALTEGGPIYHWLWQMVVWTGLILVVFVPLAVARYRRI
- a CDS encoding ATP-binding cassette domain-containing protein → MADTMIEVSGVTKAFGTTQALCGVDLAADRARVLGLLGPNGAGKTTLVRILATLLAPDDGYARIGGLDVVRDAAAIRPLIGLAGQYAAVDETLTGRENIELVGRLYHLGRAEITRRTDEVLERFSLTNAADRQVKTYSGGMRRRLDLGASLVARPPVLILDEPTTGLDPRTRLEMWGFIESLVADGTTILLTTQYLDEADRLAHQIVVIDYGKVIAEGTADELKDQLGGDVVEVRVASPDDLDKAIAAVAGLGEGKPQIDTEQRRMTLPAKGGAAVLMAAARRLDESEVILEDLSLRRPSLDDVFMSLTGHGAGADGEDGNEPEAAGGARGRRRRRT
- a CDS encoding fumarylacetoacetate hydrolase family protein, producing the protein MKIARFSHGGATRLGVVLGEEIADLGRDRFPTDLSALLATGGLEEAAAAASGAPRLALAEVRLRAPVARPPEFLGIGLNYRSHAAETGQPLPSVPVFFNKQSSCVAGPTDDVHIPRVAPAHVDYEGELGFVIGRRCRHVPSERASEVIAGFVVVNDVSVRDWQMASPTWTMGKSFDTHGPIGPWLVSPDEVGDPHTLALRTWVNGELRQEARTDDLVFDCYDQIAHLSAAFTLQPGMIVSTGTPSGVGFARTPPALLAPGDVVRIEIERVGAIENHLVPEPEDTDLL
- a CDS encoding MBL fold metallo-hydrolase, producing MPPAALPLSRDFEFAYGVPDQVSPLVRRVVANNPNMFTFTGTGTHLVGGKGVAVVDPGPDLPDHVAAIMAALGGAAVSHILVTHTHRDHSPAARLLQERTRAPTYGWGPHPLGGAEGAEEAGDTEFVPDVTVRHGDVIRGDGWTIECLATPGHISNHVCYALVEEQGLFSGDHVMGWSTSVVSPPEGHMGDYLSSLELLLARDDEVYWPTHGPPVRDPKTLVRAFIAHRQYREEQIMDCLAAGRHTIEEMVPVIYADVAPELHPAAARSTYAHLLHLLETGRVRSEGDPESGASYF
- a CDS encoding type IV secretory system conjugative DNA transfer family protein, whose translation is MGSAGAARGQDVHAEVLHEMGVHGNRIYLGAGARGWTLAARGSGVLVLGPPRSGKTTAIVIPAILAANGAVVSTSTKLDVLSATAPARRRLGTCWVFDPSGQIEVPAGLTPLHWSPVEGSRRWDGALVIARGMLRATRPAEGIADASHWAERAETLLAPLLHAAALGGEGMEFVFRAVHRAELDDAKKILVANDAGIALDVLEQIATTEARERSSIRSTAAGALAAYRFPAALAQASSPNFDPALFPSSVDTIYVCAPARQQALIAPIVVGLVEEIRSATYARDTLDPPVLLALDEVANVAPLPDLAAIVSEGASQGLLTLACLQDLSQARTRWGQAADGFMSLFGTKVVLPGIGDLRTLELVSALAGEAEVAVRSVSKSPWRPRTRVPRSSVTTSTRRQRRLPVDSIAQGRVGHALLIDGPKAPGWMRLTPWYATPPWSEIAGPRQK